Proteins from a single region of Streptomyces sp. TN58:
- a CDS encoding YihY/virulence factor BrkB family protein has translation MWTDNLADHAAALTYYALLALLPALVIAVCVVGLLGGARREQLVAELTAYAPPQSAQVLREALGSLPEGHSSMWALLLGGVVSALWSACSYLAVFRRALHTMHRVPDTRRPLRAAHTLVVHAALLLVLLVVGAVGLVVSGPPARWAARVVGAGGAEAVSLLRWPVLLVVVTLLVLVLFRTGPAQSRGTRRGLPGGVLAALLWLAASGLFTLYTQLDTYGRLYGSLAGIVVFVVWLWFANLALVTGAQFNAERAREQAAGPRA, from the coding sequence GTGTGGACGGACAACCTGGCCGACCACGCGGCCGCCCTCACCTACTACGCCCTGCTGGCGCTGCTGCCGGCGCTCGTCATCGCCGTCTGCGTGGTCGGACTGCTGGGCGGGGCGCGCCGGGAGCAGCTCGTCGCCGAGCTGACCGCCTACGCGCCGCCGCAGTCGGCCCAGGTCCTCCGCGAGGCTCTGGGAAGCCTTCCCGAAGGCCATTCGTCGATGTGGGCTCTGCTGCTCGGCGGGGTGGTGAGCGCGCTGTGGTCGGCGTGCAGTTATCTGGCGGTGTTCCGCCGCGCCCTGCACACGATGCACCGGGTGCCGGACACGCGGCGTCCGCTGCGCGCCGCGCACACCCTCGTCGTCCACGCGGCGCTGCTGCTGGTGCTGCTCGTCGTCGGGGCCGTGGGCCTGGTCGTGTCCGGGCCGCCGGCCCGGTGGGCCGCGCGGGTCGTGGGGGCGGGTGGCGCGGAAGCCGTCTCGCTGCTGCGCTGGCCCGTGCTGCTGGTGGTCGTGACCCTCTTGGTGCTGGTCCTCTTCCGGACCGGGCCGGCGCAGAGCCGGGGGACCCGGCGGGGCCTGCCCGGCGGCGTACTGGCGGCGCTGCTGTGGCTGGCCGCCTCGGGGCTCTTCACGCTGTACACGCAACTGGACACCTACGGCCGGCTGTACGGGTCGCTGGCGGGGATCGTGGTCTTCGTCGTCTGGCTCTGGTTCGCCAACCTGGCGCTGGTCACCGGAGCCCAGTTCAACGCCGAGCGGGCGCGTGAGCAGGCGGCCGGGCCGCGGGCCTGA